One window of Medicago truncatula cultivar Jemalong A17 chromosome 2, MtrunA17r5.0-ANR, whole genome shotgun sequence genomic DNA carries:
- the LOC11439322 gene encoding F-box protein At5g46170 codes for MCSIRADQQPNRIYPEPSYFPQIDHFDRIPDSLLLLVFNKIGDVKALGRCCVVSRRFHSLVPQVENVVVRVDCVISDDDSNSSVNSSDKSRGPFWNLLRLVFGGIAKPIQTLGQFLGPKRGSNSSVNSGSGSSPLAVGSEEDGDGGVTHHSPTQVLKNFNEIRLLRIELPSGELGIEDGVLLKWRADFGSTLDNCVILGASSVFQPKSQDGVVAVDGGGANNNGGDDNGSIPDSFYTNGGLKLRVVWTISSLIAASARHYLLQPIISEHKTLDNLVLTDADGQGVLYMNRDQLEELRVKPLSASSASKRTLVPALNMRLWYAPHLELPDGVVLKGATLVAIRPSELSPTAGKKEGSDLSWVSTAFEEPYRSAAAMLIKRRTYCLEMNSF; via the coding sequence ATGTGTTCAATTCGCGCAGATCAACAACCAAATCGGATCTACCCTGAACCCTCCTATTTCCCTCAAATCGATCACTTCGATCGAATCCCCGATTCTCTTCTCCTTCTTGTCTTCAACAAGATCGGTGATGTTAAAGCTCTTGGTCGATGCTGTGTTGTTTCGCGTCGTTTTCACTCTTTAGTCCCGCAAGTTGAAAACGTTGTTGTTCGTGTTGATTGTGTAATTTCCGATGATGATTCGAATTCATCTGTGAATTCGAGTGATAAATCTCGTGGTCCGTTTTGGAATTTGTTGAGGTTGGTATTTGGTGGAATTGCTAAGCCGATTCAAACTTTAGGTCAATTTTTGGGTCCGAAAAGGGGATCGAATTCGTCGGTGAATTCTGGTTCTGGATCTTCGCCTCTTGCTGTTGGAAGTGAGGAGGATGGTGATGGTGGTGTTACACATCATTCACCTACTCAGGTTTTGAAGAATTTTAACGAGATTCGTTTGTTAAGGATTGAGCTTCCTAGTGGTGAATTAGGGATTGAAGATGGGGTTTTGTTGAAATGGAGAGCTGATTTTGGTTCAACTCTTGATAATTGTGTCATTTTAGGTGCTTCTTCGGTTTTTCAACCAAAATCTCAAGATGGGGTTGTTGCTGTTGATGGTGGTGGTGCAAATAACAATGGTGGTGATGATAATGGAAGCATACCGGATTCGTTTTATACGAACGGTGGATTGAAATTGAGGGTAGTTTGGACAATTAGTTCATTGATTGCTGCATCTGCAAGGCATTACTTATTGCAACCAATAATTTCGGAGCATAAGACATTGGATAATTTGGTGTTAACTGATGCAGATGGTCAAGGTGTGTTGTATATGAACAGAGATCAGCTTGAGGAGTTGAGGGTGAAGCCGCTTTCGGCTTCCTCGGCTTCGAAGAGGACACTTGTTCCTGCTCTTAATATGAGGCTCTGGTATGCGCCTCATTTGGAGTTGCCTGATGGGGTTGTTTTGAAAGGAGCTACTCTTGTTGCCATTAGGCCTAGTGAATTGTCACCTACCGCTGGTAAGAAGGAAGGATCTGATTTGTCTTGGGTTTCGACCGCGTTTGAAGAGCCTTATAGGTCCGCAGCTGCGATGCTTATTAAGAGGAGGACTTATTGCCTTGAGATGAATTCCTTTTGA